From the Aphelocoma coerulescens isolate FSJ_1873_10779 chromosome 10, UR_Acoe_1.0, whole genome shotgun sequence genome, one window contains:
- the MYZAP gene encoding myocardial zonula adherens protein isoform X2, translated as MLRYSSGLTVTATTPRRPPGDGGRSRRKMNVCRLRLTVPPDEVSQPEQGPKETERKKSELYHVPNGMSPGKLSHGMVYGVVHRTDNNHKREMVVYGWSADQLKEEMNYIKEVRATLEKVRKKMYGEYDEMKRKIQQLTNELKVTNAHQESLENHVRVQAAALDSFSEMNSSLTSASIDLQKTLVDVTLENTDIREQIRNLKYTHEQSMEKLREKQKQLETAQIENQLLKLKVESSQEANAEVMREMTRKLYSQYEEKMREEEQKHKAEKEMLLEETNRLLKAIEEANKKMQITETSIQEKDQRIGELDRLIERMEEERHQLQKQLELNELQISGAKSENNSDSERSQHLEEVAASLRERIKHLDDMVHCQQKKVKHMVEEIEMLRKKVKEKELFIIQLLEKISFLECENKELQDKLDYLMENQRKTNIETRDTAVECDLPYRKFIARLPDKGKKISDFAEKLKLAIFQEEELARTAELLSAVRLEFQAKQEISTNKEEVVLNEDTVNSADSSVFNENSNIKDISDVAAERQEAECIEEDATNTALENQRTQRKSDKVKTVTKDQNCFCEVVSKPATSSHLNNDQQVSQSNTEDDTESTAALDSSKDALVDAFQRVTIADGENSEKILEKEQDVAKHKCNVFGSQHPKTPHYIEVLEARAKNPVIKKPKFKTNVLSGEQSGSSHGSSSSRSPGGFGSPVPPEERRLRDKKHLDDITAARLPPLHHSPTKLLSIEESIAIQIQQKEAYEEMQAKLAAQKLAERLNIKMLRFEPEGEASMQYREVRDEDYFSAED; from the exons gaGCTCTACCATGTACCAAATGGGATGTCTCCAGGGAAGCTCTCTCATGGGATGGTGTATGGTGTTGTGCACCGAACTGACAACAACCATAAGAGAGAAATGGTGGTTTATGGCTGGTCAGCTGATCAGCTGAAAGAGGAGATGAATTACATTAAAGAA GTGAGAGCAACTCTGGaaaaagtaagaaagaaaatgtatggTGAATATGATGAAATGAAACGAAAAATACAGCAGCTTACAAATGAACTGAAA GTGACAAATGCTCATCAGGAATCCTTAGAGAATCATGTGCGAGTGCAGGCTGCAGCCTTAGATAGCTTTAGCGAAATGAACAGCTCCTTGACATCAGCATCAATAGACTTGCAG AAAACTCTAGTGGATGTTACATTGGAGAACACTGATATAAGGGAACAAATAAGGAATTTAAAATATACACATGAGCAATCTATGGAAAAGCTGAGAGAGAAGCAAAAGCAACTGGAAACAGCACAAATTGAAAATCAGTTACTGAAGTTAAAG GTGGAATCATCACAGGAAGCCAATGCTGAAGTCATGAGGGAGATGACAAGAAAGCTGTATAGTCAGTATGAGGAAAAAATGCGAGAAGAGGAACAGAAACATAAGGCTGAGAAAGAAATGCTCCTA GAGGAAACAAATCGGCTTCTGAAGGCTATTGAAGAGGCAAATAAGAAGATGCAGATTACAGAAACAAGCATACAGGAGAAAGACCAGAGGATTGGTGAGCTGGACCGGCTGATTGAACGCATGGAAGAG GAACGTCACCAGCTGCAAAAACAACTTGAATTAAATGAACTACAAATATCTGGAGCAAAATCTGAAAACAACTCCGACAGTGAAAG GTCACAGCACTTGGAGGAGGTAGCAGCCAGCCTGAGAGAGCGGATCAAGCATCTGGATGACATGGTCCACTGCCAACAGAAGAAAGTCAAGCATATGGTTGAGGAG aTTGAAATGCTAaggaagaaagtaaaagaaaaggaattatttatAATACAGCTTTTAGAAAAAATCTCTTTCTTAGAATGTGAG AATAAAGAATTACAAGATAAACTGGACTACTTAATGGAAAACCAACGAAAGACCAATATAGAAACCAGAGATACTGCTGTAGAATGTGATCTTCCATACAG gaAATTCATTGCTAGGCTTCCAGATAAGGGTAAGAAGATTTCTGATTTTGCTGAAAAGCTGAAGCTTGCCATTTTCCAAGAGGAAGAACTTGCCAGGACAGCTGAGTTGTTATCTGCTGTCAGGTTGGAGTTTCAGGCAAAACAGGAGATTAGTACAAACAAAGAGGAAGTTGTCCTAAATGAGGACACAGTGAACAGTGCAGATTCTTCAGTCTTTAATGAAAACTCTAATATTAAAGATATTTCTGATGTTGCTGCCGAAAGGCAGGAGGCAGAATGTATTGAGGAAGATGCCACAAATACAGCTTTGGAAAATCAAAGGACTCAGAGGAAAAGTGATAAAGTAAAGACTGTTACAAAGGATCAGAATTGTTTTTGTGAAGTTGTCTCCAAGCCAGCCACGAGCAGTCATCTGAACAATGATCAGCAAGTCTCTCAGAGCAATACTGAGGATGATACAGAAAGTACAGCTGCTTTGGACAGTAGTAAAGATGCCTTGGTTGATGCCTTTCAAAGAGTTACAATTGCAGATGgggaaaacagtgaaaaaatactggaaaaagAGCAGGATGTGGCAAAACATAAATGCAATGTATTTGGAAGCCAGCATCCCAAGACACCACATTATATTGAAGTTCTAGAGGCTAGAGCCAAGAATCCAgtcataaaaaaacccaaatttaaaacaaatgt ACTATCAGGAGAGCAGAGTGGATCATCTCATGGTTCCTCATCCAGTCGATCACCTGGGGGATTTGGCTCTCCAGTTCCTCCAGAAGAAAGACGACTCAGAGATAAGAAACACTTGGATGACATCACAGCAGCTCGACTGCCACCACTTCACCACTCCCCCACTAAGCTGTTATCCATAGAGGAATCCATAGCAATTCAGATACAGCAAAAAGAAGCTTATGAG GAAATGCAAGCCAAGCTTGCAGCACAGAAGCTTGCAGAGAGACTGAATATAAAAATGCTCAGGTTTGAACCAGAGGGGGAGGCCTCAATGCAGTACAGAGAAGTGAGAGATGAAGATTATTTTTCAGCAGAAGACTGA
- the MYZAP gene encoding myocardial zonula adherens protein isoform X1, protein MNVCRLRLTVPPDEVSQPEQGPKETERKKSELYHVPNGMSPGKLSHGMVYGVVHRTDNNHKREMVVYGWSADQLKEEMNYIKEVRATLEKVRKKMYGEYDEMKRKIQQLTNELKVTNAHQESLENHVRVQAAALDSFSEMNSSLTSASIDLQKTLVDVTLENTDIREQIRNLKYTHEQSMEKLREKQKQLETAQIENQLLKLKVESSQEANAEVMREMTRKLYSQYEEKMREEEQKHKAEKEMLLEETNRLLKAIEEANKKMQITETSIQEKDQRIGELDRLIERMEEERHQLQKQLELNELQISGAKSENNSDSERSQHLEEVAASLRERIKHLDDMVHCQQKKVKHMVEEIEMLRKKVKEKELFIIQLLEKISFLECENKELQDKLDYLMENQRKTNIETRDTAVECDLPYSTSTENRSSESPRPVRTYTPFKRVLEFSTKTSTS, encoded by the exons gaGCTCTACCATGTACCAAATGGGATGTCTCCAGGGAAGCTCTCTCATGGGATGGTGTATGGTGTTGTGCACCGAACTGACAACAACCATAAGAGAGAAATGGTGGTTTATGGCTGGTCAGCTGATCAGCTGAAAGAGGAGATGAATTACATTAAAGAA GTGAGAGCAACTCTGGaaaaagtaagaaagaaaatgtatggTGAATATGATGAAATGAAACGAAAAATACAGCAGCTTACAAATGAACTGAAA GTGACAAATGCTCATCAGGAATCCTTAGAGAATCATGTGCGAGTGCAGGCTGCAGCCTTAGATAGCTTTAGCGAAATGAACAGCTCCTTGACATCAGCATCAATAGACTTGCAG AAAACTCTAGTGGATGTTACATTGGAGAACACTGATATAAGGGAACAAATAAGGAATTTAAAATATACACATGAGCAATCTATGGAAAAGCTGAGAGAGAAGCAAAAGCAACTGGAAACAGCACAAATTGAAAATCAGTTACTGAAGTTAAAG GTGGAATCATCACAGGAAGCCAATGCTGAAGTCATGAGGGAGATGACAAGAAAGCTGTATAGTCAGTATGAGGAAAAAATGCGAGAAGAGGAACAGAAACATAAGGCTGAGAAAGAAATGCTCCTA GAGGAAACAAATCGGCTTCTGAAGGCTATTGAAGAGGCAAATAAGAAGATGCAGATTACAGAAACAAGCATACAGGAGAAAGACCAGAGGATTGGTGAGCTGGACCGGCTGATTGAACGCATGGAAGAG GAACGTCACCAGCTGCAAAAACAACTTGAATTAAATGAACTACAAATATCTGGAGCAAAATCTGAAAACAACTCCGACAGTGAAAG GTCACAGCACTTGGAGGAGGTAGCAGCCAGCCTGAGAGAGCGGATCAAGCATCTGGATGACATGGTCCACTGCCAACAGAAGAAAGTCAAGCATATGGTTGAGGAG aTTGAAATGCTAaggaagaaagtaaaagaaaaggaattatttatAATACAGCTTTTAGAAAAAATCTCTTTCTTAGAATGTGAG AATAAAGAATTACAAGATAAACTGGACTACTTAATGGAAAACCAACGAAAGACCAATATAGAAACCAGAGATACTGCTGTAGAATGTGATCTTCCATACAG CACAAGCACTGAGAACAGATCCTCTGAAAGTCCGAGGCCGGTGAGGACATACACCCCGTTCAAGAGAGTGCTGGAATTTAGCACAAAAACCAGTACATCCTGA